A single genomic interval of Dromiciops gliroides isolate mDroGli1 chromosome 1, mDroGli1.pri, whole genome shotgun sequence harbors:
- the ANKRD34B gene encoding LOW QUALITY PROTEIN: ankyrin repeat domain-containing protein 34B (The sequence of the model RefSeq protein was modified relative to this genomic sequence to represent the inferred CDS: inserted 3 bases in 3 codons; deleted 4 bases in 4 codons): MDEAIELSNDGNSLIKAVYQSRLRLTRLLLEGGAYINESNDRGETPLMIACKTKHIDHQSVSKVKMVKYLLENNADPNIQDKTGKTALMHACLEKAGPEIVSLLIKSGADLSLQDHSSYSALVYAINSEDRDTLKVLLNACKAKGKEVIIITTAKSPSGRHTTKQYLNMPPGDMEEFHSPATCTTPSEIEIKTASSPRSNSSELDKGLFGFKDLDLSGSSDEASEPGSPTRRPAAVHSGPKLGQAQHLHLDPWIKSSPSLLHQGKVASLQEELQDITPEEEFSLKINGLALSKRFFTRHQSIDVKDATHLLKAIEQAGSRKLSYDEILPPPFFSEGSNPCSDIPVDQDPDSAAQAMFVXTLRNIVQKRSXGANHYSSDSQLTTCLAPPTSEEGKTFVGKKKIFSPSPPGLAGSKELPENVPPGPLSRRNHAMLERRGSGAFSLDHTAQTRPGFLPPLHVNSHPPIQDVGVSNKISSLFSCGQKIFMPTVPTFPXEFKSKKMLLRRQSLQTEQIKQLVNF; encoded by the exons ATGGATGAAGCTATAGAGCTTTCGAATGATGGGAACTCTCTAATAAAAGCAGTTTATCAAAGCCGGCTGCGTCTGACCAGGCTCTTGTTGGAAGGTGGCGCTTACATCAACGAGAGTAACGATCGTGGGGAAACCCCTTTAATGATAGCTTGTAAAACTAAGCATATCGACCACCAGAGCGTCAGCAAAGTCAAAATGGTCAAGTATCTGTTGGAAAATAATGCTGATCCTAACATACAAGACAAAACTGGCAAAACAGCCTTGATGCACGCCTGCTTAGAAAAGGCTGGCCCTGAAATAGTTTCTTTGCTGATCAAAAGTGGTGCCGACTTGAGTCTGCAAGACCACTCTAGTTACTCAGCCCTCGTTTATGCCATCAATTCAGAGGACAGAGATACCTTGAAGGTTCTCCTCAATGCTTgcaaggcaaaaggaaaagaagtcatTATTATCACCACAGCTAAATCTCCCTCCGGGAGGCACACTACCAAGCAGTACTTGAATATGCCCCCTGGGGATATGGAGGAATTTCATTCTCCAGCCACGTGTACCACCCCTTcggaaatagagattaaaaccgcTTCTTCTCCCCGGTCAAACTCCTCTGAATTGGATAAAGGTCTTTTTGGCTTTAAAGATCTGGATCTTTCAGGTAGCAGTGACGAGGCTTCAGAACCAGGTTCCCCTACTAGAAGACCTGCTGCAGTTCATAGTGGGCCTAAGTTGGGCCAAGCGCAACACCTGCATTTAGATCCTTGGATAAAAAGCTCTCCTTCACTCTTGCACCAGGGTAAAGTGGCCTCTTTACAAGAAGAACTTCAGGATATTACACCGGAAGAAGAATTCTCTCTGAAAATAAACGGGCTAGCCTTATCCAAGCGGTTTTTCACACGACACCAAAGTATTGACGTGAAAGATGCCACACATTTGTTAAAGGCCATTGAACAGGCTGGTTCCAGGAAGCTGTCTTACGATGAGATCCTTCCACCTCCTTTCTTTTCAGAAGGAAGCAATCCCTGCAGTGACATCCCTGTGGATCAGGACCCGGACTCAGCAGCCCAGGCAATGTTTG TCACCCTGAGAAATATCGTCCAAAAGAGAA TCGGGGCGAATCACTATAGTTCGGATTCTCAGCTTACTACC TGTCTGGCTCCGCCAACTTCGGAAGAGGGAAAAACAtttgtaggaaagaaaaaaatcttctccccatctccaccGGGGCTGGCGGGGTCCAAGGAATTGCCAGAGAATGTGCCTCCCGGACCCCTGAGCAGGAGA AATCACGCGATGCTGGAAAGACGGGGTTCG GGGGCCTTCTCACTAGATCACACTGCACAAACCCGCCCAGGGTTTCTTCCCCCCTTACATGTGAATTCC CATCCTCCTATCCAGGATGTTGGTGTTAGCAACAAGATTTCCAGTCTCTTTTCTTGTGGACAAAAAATATTCATGCCAACGGTCCCTACTTTTC AAGAGTTCAAAAGCAAGAAAATGTTGTTAAGGAGACAATCATTACAAACGGAACAAATTAAGCAATTAGTAAATTTTTAA